AGCGCGAACGCACCGTCGAGCCGGTCCGGATGGTCGCCACGAGCCGCCGCTGGTACCTGATGGCGTGGGACGTCGACCGCGCCGACTGGCGCGTCTTCCGGCTCGACCGGATGCGCGACGCCACCGCGACGACCTGGCACTTCCGGCCCCGCGAGCACCCGGACCCGGTCGCCCACGTGCAGCGGTCGGTGACCGAGGCGCCCTACCGGTACTCCGCCCGGGTCCGTGTGCACGCCCCGCCCGACCGGGTGCGGGAGCGGGTGCCGCCCCAGGTCGGACGCGTCGAGGACGACGGCGACGGCCGGTGCGTGCTCGTCGCGGGCGGCGACGACCTCGACTGGCTCGCCGTCCACGTCGTCCGGATCGGCTTCGACGCCGAGATCCTCGACCCCCCGGAGCTGCGCGACGCCGCCGCCCGCCTCGCCCGCCGCCTGGCGGCGATGGCCGGTCAGCCCGGCACGTCCATGCGCTGCGTCCCGACCACCGAGAGCAGCCGCAGCGCCTCCTCCTCCGGGGAACCGGGCTCGGCCGAGTAGATCACTACCCGCTGGTCCCGGTCGGCGATGTCGAGGACGTCGCAGTCGAGCGTGAGCGGCCCGACCAGCGGATGCGCGAGCGTCTTGCGCAGGGACGGCTCGGCGCTCACCTCGTGATCGACCCACAGCCGCGCGAACCGCGCGCTGCCCGAGACCAGCTCGTCCACCAGCCCGGCGACCTCGCGATCGTCCGGATAGCGGGCGGCCGTGGCGCGCAACTGCCGGGCCAGCGTCCGGCCGAACGCCCGCCGTGCCGCCCGCCCCCATGGACCGGGTGCCGGAGGCCGACTTCGACCACG
The nucleotide sequence above comes from Actinomadura algeriensis. Encoded proteins:
- a CDS encoding MmyB family transcriptional regulator yields the protein MRATAARYPDDREVAGLVDELVSGSARFARLWVDHEVSAEPSLRKTLAHPLVGPLTLDCDVLDIADRDQRVVIYSAEPGSPEEEALRLLSVVGTQRMDVPG
- a CDS encoding helix-turn-helix transcriptional regulator, with the protein product MTVEGTTERVLRLLGLLQRRPSWTAAELAAELGVTDRSVRRDVERLRALGYPVHAVAGVGGGYRLGAGTRLPPLLLDDEEAIATAVSLRLASGGTVAGTGEAALRALAKLDQVMPPRLRAEIRAVHGATDTLVGPGVEVDPELLVTLARARRDAVRVRFRYAGRHGDERERTVEPVRMVATSRRWYLMAWDVDRADWRVFRLDRMRDATATTWHFRPREHPDPVAHVQRSVTEAPYRYSARVRVHAPPDRVRERVPPQVGRVEDDGDGRCVLVAGGDDLDWLAVHVVRIGFDAEILDPPELRDAAARLARRLAAMAGQPGTSMRCVPTTESSRSASSSGEPGSAE